A stretch of Cytophagales bacterium DNA encodes these proteins:
- a CDS encoding septum formation initiator family protein — MRNILDRIPSYLKNFYVLTALVFVVWMVFFDSNDFISQVKLSSQQAELEEAKSFYEEKIVEVKEDRDALLNNNELLEKIAREKYFMQKPNEDVFIVVEE; from the coding sequence ATGAGAAATATTTTAGATCGCATACCATCTTATTTGAAAAATTTTTACGTGCTAACCGCCCTGGTTTTTGTGGTGTGGATGGTATTTTTTGATTCCAATGATTTCATCTCTCAGGTCAAGCTCAGCTCCCAACAAGCTGAATTAGAAGAAGCTAAGTCCTTTTATGAAGAGAAGATCGTAGAAGTAAAGGAAGATCGGGATGCCTTGTTGAACAACAACGAACTGCTTGAAAAGATTGCCAGAGAGAAATATTTCATGCAAAAACCGAACGAGGACGTCTTTATCGTCGTTGAAGAGTGA